The proteins below are encoded in one region of Homo sapiens chromosome 2, GRCh38.p14 Primary Assembly:
- the TMSB10 gene encoding thymosin beta-10, with amino-acid sequence MADKPDMGEIASFDKAKLKKTETQEKNTLPTKETIEQEKRSEIS; translated from the exons atggcAGACAAACCAGACATGGGGGAAATCGCCAGCTTCGATAAGGCCAAGCTGAAGAAAACGGAGACGCAGGAGAAGAACACCCTGCCGACCAAAGAGA CCATTGAGCAGGAGAAGCGGAGTGAAATTTCCTAA